In Trichoplusia ni isolate ovarian cell line Hi5 chromosome 7, tn1, whole genome shotgun sequence, a single genomic region encodes these proteins:
- the LOC113495980 gene encoding glycine-rich cell wall structural protein-like — MYYHYFLGFLAVVAAYPGIIHDEAPQLEAKYDHHALIGESGHHHQVEHEHAKSHQSIKFEHFHPVPVYVKKEHSHLLKHPLEKGKSESNLKLIHPETQHNHGHGLVLEDDRHNTDHHAAALEHGSFEQGGYEHLSGGFEGGHGGFEGSHGGFEGGHGGFEGGHASLESGHGGFEGYSGGEGLKAYSELSQPQAEGHYYAEAGHALAGDSGEGYKYESY; from the exons ATGTACTACCAT TATTTCCTGGGATTTTTGGCCGTGGTGGCTGCCTACCCTGGCATCATCCACGACGAGGCCCCGCAACTCGAGGCCAAATACGACCACCATGCCCTCATTGGAGAATCTGGGCATCATCATCAAGTCGAGCATGAACATGCTAAGTCACACCAGTCGATCAAATTTGAGCACTTCCACCCCGTCCCCGTGTACGTGAAGAAGGAGCACAGCCATTTGCTCAAGCACCCGTTGGAGAAGGGCAAGTCTGAGTCCAACTTGAAGCTTATCCACCCTGAAACTCAGCACAACCATGGACATGGACTTGTTCTTGAAGACGACAGGCACAACACTGACCACCACGCCGCTGCTCTCGAGCACGGCAGTTTCGAGCAAGGAGGCTACGAGCACCTCTCTGGTGGCTTTGAAGGCGGCCACGGAGGTTTCGAAGGTAGCCACGGCGGTTTCGAAGGCGGCCATGGTGGTTTTGAAGGCGGCCATGCTTCTTTAGAAAGTGGTCACGGTGGATTTGAGGGCTACAGCGGTGGTGAGGGTCTGAAGGCTTACTCTGAGCTGAGCCAACCCCAAGCTGAGGGCCACTACTACGCGGAGGCTGGACATGCTCTCGCCGGAGATTCCGGCGAAGGTTACAAATACGAGAGCTATTAA
- the LOC113496145 gene encoding uncharacterized protein LOC113496145 translates to MGTQVSVKINKHFKRDVNICSSLIFCFFFQLWCFIASIFLVLVETEPREVVTESFYERQFSSPAPLPLPSTPPDSTGLKEVVLFLTPEQVQTLQAAGALVRPFPELLTGYPKIQDQSPRNINLNLKIQNVSVVPTDAPTPKKSNPGLDSYYMLFNIQEINDDLALLPQTVEVKPKVQTTTPRYKYTKTRNRNKDKEYYATSSGKKSNRTKTVIQNSNSEYVRFLPNYEKNNDLKMLPYNALPIIPYHGDSNPTKAFIQSNSRGRTNGRNSAQSISTERSSTLKPSIISTQTAKNEVTKSIPLVKATAPPLLLRTPVAPQRSSSSRPNEFRETLTSLDKLPPSKKQQIKIETSLQAPVPVPKIRPSEDQLSRLLAPLYQHQVITEAISEQNEKSFIEEGIVQVKLPTSSQYQISTEATSQQKEKILSDEGKVETKPPSPPRYQYQVRPDATSKQDEKSFRQEVKAKIKPPPWYQVSTETIFQQKEKLLSEEVTATIKPQQITDTPQTQLDDVKPTTEGVKLTTYLGKTNALLEVEDVTLPAVDFIKIPKSEASRNPKNQDISYAVREEIPNPAFSIPSSVLVRSEPFDLPSLYPVTLDITRAVEPQVSRPLSLDITRAIPIPVSKPFRVEMKDALPIPVEQRVPPVIGNVFLKEQTPILMTQAIPVALRQNVPETIPIQVLDKQIIIRPIWDH, encoded by the coding sequence ATGGGGACACAAGTAAGtgttaaaatcaataaacattttaaacgagATGTCAATATTTGTTCGTCgctaatcttttgtttttttttccagcTGTGGTGTTTTATAGCATCAATTTTCTTGGTACTGGTAGAGACTGAGCCACGTGAAGTTGTTACTGAATCATTCTATGAGAGACAGTTTTCATCTCCAGCGCCCTTACCACTACCATCTACCCCACCTGATTCGACTGGATTGAAAGAAGTTGTATTATTCCTGACTCCAGAACAAGTGCAGACACTACAAGCGGCTGGAGCCCTAGTGAGGCCATTCCCTGAGCTACTTACTGGATACCCTAAGATACAAGACCAGTCTCCgcgaaatattaatttgaatttgaaaattcaaaatgtatcCGTGGTGCCTACAGATGCTCCGACACCGAAAAAGTCTAACCCCGGGCTAGACAGCTACTACATGCTCTTCAACATACAAGAGATTAATGATGACCTTGCTCTACTCCCACAGACAGTGGAAGTAAAACCAAAAGTACAAACAACCACACCGCGTTATAAATATACGAAAACAAGAAACAGAAATAAGGACAAAGAATACTATGCTACTTCGAGTGGGAAAAAATCTAACCGAACTAAAACTGTTATCCAGAATTCTAACTCGGAATACGTTCGATTCCTTCCAAATTACgagaaaaataatgatttgaaaatgttGCCCTATAATGCGTTACCTATAATTCCATACCACGGTGACTCCAACCCAACAAAGGCATTTATTCAATCAAATAGCAGAGGTCGAACAAATGGACGTAACTCAGCGCAATCGATTTCAACTGAAAGGAGTTCAACATTAAAGCCATCGATAATTTCAACCCAAACTGCAAAAAATGAAGTTACGAAATCGATACCTCTTGTAAAAGCTACTGCTCCTCCTTTACTACTACGCACGCCAGTGGCACCTCAGCGATCGTCAAGCTCAAGACCCAATGAATTTAGAGAAACCCTTACTTCCTTAGACAAATTGCCGCCTTCAAAGAAGCAACAGATCAAAATTGAAACATCACTCCAAGCTCCTGTTCCCGTACCCAAAATAAGGCCAAGTGAAGACCAACTCTCACGTCTATTGGCACCTCTTTATCAACATCAAGTTATCACAGAAGCCATATctgaacaaaatgaaaaatcatttaTCGAAGAGGGAATAGTTCAAGTAAAACTACCAACATCTTCCCAATACCAAATTAGTACTGAAGCAACATCTCaacagaaagaaaaaatattaagtgatGAGGGGAAAGTTGAAACCAAACCACCATCACCACCGCGTTATCAATACCAAGTTAGACCTGACGCTACATCAAAACAAGACGAAAAATCATTTAGACAAGAagtaaaagctaaaataaaaccaCCACCTTGGTATCAAGTTAGTACCGAAACTATATTTCAACAGAAAGAAAAATTGTTGAGTGAAGAGGTGACAGCTACAATAAAACCACAACAAATAACAGACACACCCCAAACCCAACTAGATGATGTTAAACCTACAACTGAAGGTGtaaaacttactacctatttggGGAAAACAAACGCATTATTAGAAGTTGAAGATGTTACTTTACCGGCAGTGGATTTCATAAAAATTCCAAAGTCCGAAGCTTCAAGAAACCCAAAAAATCAAGATATTAGTTACGCTGTTAGAGAGGAAATTCCAAATCCTGCATTTTCAATACCTTCATCAGTCTTAGTGCGTTCAGAACCATTCGACCTACCCTCACTGTATCCAGTGACTTTGGATATAACGAGAGCTGTTGAACCACAAGTGAGTCGTCCTCTATCATTAGACATTACTCGGGCAATACCAATTCCTGTATCAAAGCCGTTTAGAGTGGAAATGAAGGATGCTCTGCCAATACCCGTAGAACAACGAGTCCCGCCTGTAATAGGAAATGTCTTTCTTAAAGAACAAACACCAATTTTGATGACACAGGCAATTCCTGTGGCTCTTAGGCAAAATGTTCCAGAAACGATTCCTATACAGGTGCtagataaacaaattataattcgTCCCATTTGGGACCATTGA
- the LOC113496146 gene encoding zinc finger protein 512B-like produces MAFVAKILFISALVYSTNGGYLTGHHQSPDSFLSSALNSPSASFASPSTSYGPPSHGSSSSSSINHDHGAILAGASLPGAGSLAHGHGHYDGGHGYGLAASSGPGPISSGSLSSDLSAPAPAGNGYSEGGLLLDSTLPANGGNVLGQTATIGAPRVIGTTVTVGRPDASATRYELQSVVQNVIRRIPIEVTRHIQVAVPQPVPVPVREEVRVPVPQPYPVQVEVVKKVPYPVYKTEHVHVERPVPVEVVKEVPFEVIKEVQVPVDRPYEVIKKVHVPVEKHVEVPVAVWKPYPLHIIKHVTHYKKKSCCW; encoded by the exons ATGGCGTTTGTT GCAAAAATTCTGTTCATCTCAGCACTAGTGTACAGTACTAATGGCGGATACCTGACTGGCCATCACCAAAGCCCGGACTCATTCCTGTCATCGGCATTGAACTCTCCGTCAGCTTCGTTTGCATCGCCATCAACGTCTTACGGACCACCGTCTCATGGAAGTTCTTCTTCATCATCGATAAACCATGACCACGGTGCAATACTTGCTGGTGCATCTCTTCCTGGAGCTGGTTCTCTTGCTCACGGTCATGGACACTACGACGGCGGGCACGGTTACGGCCTAGCTGCTTCCAGCGGACCTGGCCCCATCTCCTCTGGATCTCTGTCATCGGACCTCTCAGCTCCTGCTCCCGCTGGCAATGGATACTCCGAAGGTGGCCTTCTCCTCGATTCTACTCTCCCAGCTAACGGTGGCAACGTTCTTGGCCAAACAGCAACCATTGGAGCTCCTCGTGTCATTGGCACCACTGTTACAGTTGGCCGCCCTGATGCATCTGCTACCAGGTACGAGCTGCAATCTGTTGTGCAGAATGTTATTCGTCGCATCCCCATCGAGGTGACCAGGCACATCCAGGTCGCTGTACCGCAACCCGTACCTGTGCCGGTCCGTGAGGAAGTCAGAGTACCAGTGCCACAGCCCTACCCCGTGCAAGTCGAAGTCGTGAAGAAGGTCCCATACCCCGTATACAAGACTGAGCACGTCCATGTCGAGAGGCCCGTCCCTGTTGAGGTTGTGAAAGAGGTTCCATTCGAAGTCATCAAGGAAGTTCAGGTCCCTGTCGACAGACCATACGAAGTCATCAAGAAGGTCCATGTTCCAGTTGAGAAGCACGTCGAGGTTCCCGTTGCCGTTTGGAAGCCATACCCACTCCACATCATCAAGCACGTCACCCACTACAAAAAGAAGAGCTGCTGTTGGTAG
- the LOC113495954 gene encoding uncharacterized protein LOC113495954 yields the protein MATFMKVTCLAILLSSTHAGYLHGNNHGAPAPTYGPPSGSHSHSSSFSPSSFPAGSLPSATFSGSGISSSFSSGHNQGGAILDTSLASHGHGHGHGGGHSISGPISGGISGSSSLGGGDLGGSSFGGSGLGNAGLSSNLGSSGFGGSGFGGSGFGGSGIGGSGFGGSGIGGSGFGGSGLGDSGLGGSGLGGSGLGGAGFNGPALGGNGISGSNLGGPSLAAGGDGLPAGPKAPVITEIHGLANNNGAPTQYRIQEQRYQVLKEVTHRVPQPVPYPVKQTVQIPVPQPYPVQVPVVKNVPVPVVQIQKVQVDKPVPYPVEKIVKVPVEKIVKVHVDRPVPVEKIVKVPVVKLIKVPVPVVKKYAVPVFKTVHHKAHESHGHGSSYGHGPSYGHGSSYGHYDHGHVDLGSSHGHYDHGHTEHVEHIELDSSHGHYDHGHVDLGSSHGPIISSGGHGHSQGWSSSW from the exons ATGGCTactttt ATGAAAGTGACATGCTTAGCCATCCTATTGAGCAGCACTCATGCCGGCTACCTCCATGGTAATAACCATGGCGCCCCAGCACCCACTTACGGTCCGCCAAGTGGATCTCACTCTCATTCATCAAGTTTCTCACCGAGCAGCTTCCCTGCTGGATCCTTACCGTCAGCTACCTTCTCTGGATCAGGAATAAGCAGCAGCTTCTCTTCAGGACATAATCAAGGAGGTGCCATCCTTGATACGTCTTTAGCATCACATGGACATGGACACGGACACGGAGGCGGACATAGCATCTCTGGTCCCATCAGTGGGGGAATCAGCGGATCATCTTCACTCGGTGGAGGAGATCTAGGAGGCTCTAGTTTCGGTGGATCTGGACTCGGAAATGCTGGACTTAGCTCAAACCTTGGTAGCTCTGGATTTGGAGGCTCTGGATTTGGCGGCTCTGGATTTGGCGGTTCTGGAATTGGCGGCTCTGGATTTGGTGGTTCTGGAATTGGCGGCTCTGGATTTGGTGGTTCCGGACTAGGTGATTCTGGACTCGGAGGTTCTGGACTTGGAGGATCAGGACTTGGAGGCGCTGGATTCAACGGCCCTGCACTTGGTGGTAATGGGATCAGTGGGTCGAACCTTGGTGGTCCTAGCTTAGCTGCCGGAGGCGATGGACTTCCCGCAGGCCCTAAAGCCCCTGTGATCACAGAAATTCACGGTCTAGCTAACAACAACGGTGCACCCACACAATACCGCATCCAAGAACAACGTTACCAAGTTCTGAAGGAAGTTACTCACAGAGTGCCCCAGCCTGTACCATACCCCGTTAAGCAAACTGTTCAAATCCCCGTACCCCAGCCTTACCCCGTACAAGTACCAGTCGTCAAAAACGTTCCAGTACCTGTTGTACAGATCCAGAAAGTCCAGGTTGATAAGCCAGTCCCATACCCTGTAGAGAAAATCGTGAAAGTTCCCGTTGAGAAAATCGTCAAAGTACATGTCGACCGCCCAGTTCCAGTTGAAAAAATCGTGAAGGTACCCGTTGTGAAATTGATCAAAGTACCTGTTCCAGTTGTGAAGAAATACGCCGTTCCAGTTTTCAAGACGGTCCACCACAAGGCGCACGAGAGCCATGGTCACGGTTCCAGCTACGGACATGGTCCCAGCTATGGACATGGCTCAAGCTACGGTCACTACGACCACGGACACGTTGACCTCGGTTCCAGCCATGGGCACTACGACCACGGACACACTGAGCACGTTGAACACATTGAATTAGACTCCAGCCATGGACACTACGATCACGGACACGTTGACCTCGGCTCCAGCCACGGGCCCATCATCAGTTCCGGCGGCCATGGTCACAGCCAGGGTTGGTCAAGCAGCTGGTAA
- the LOC113496138 gene encoding probable cyclin-dependent serine/threonine-protein kinase DDB_G0292550, whose translation MQRTHAQLHGPLPPYINLVLSSLELHFSTAATETRRIQPQLQLEPTLVRKRDWTTVSVNKLCVDLNCVDWCLLIHVKMMTLLQTIRLLVIIQVIQTTRCQDGFGEQDLLRFQQMASNDGQLGSLTGFNSLLQRDPNTQTMSSTNLQFNLNDDTNKNNNYGRSFYSRSKKVYRIKNPFQQQVEETEKQPENTESQDSGAGASNQYASVQYSLPPEDFLQKMRAENQYYQQTQMSTPSPNMGYTATPQPQYQYSTVSQSNYDNNNQQNNQIPLEPKASHGQTYLSTPSPYQFSTPNNYLDSVQSTASPIPSFLSTPLNNGQYTGTPSSSYVSSASPMYLSSSSSLQSYVSSPLSVIQTGSPDYSRVTTTIGNNAVSYDNNDPNKKMQIDHYDYAGNGVRYPTNIQQQYQNEYQSTTTTTSSPYLDQLRESWQNAMNSNLNAAAKSMQDTTFNQYYPYQNQQDNRFESNSDNPNSETHRIGSMAAANNLFVNYAQPDNQMLNNLKVRTRDLDHETTQEHYSNGDFGWKLTGKKPLIEYNSYPPRYSPLNTQSEGHAVSQMNFHMDTSKPYNYDQVSKSGTEALDDQEFAKAAAKAHERLKQQQQQQQQHQQQQQQQHQQQQQQQQFYANSNYGLNNVGNSDINNGGNGYYGNNDKQKNKYADNPYLYNTQNDLITASPYFLSTPRENVDNKPKQPFDHDKALKNIVPIDMSNVVGSESPLKNGANLDNNGRYTSNNYGKDQLDQNVRQYLRPVTDSFYKDKNAIYGFNIKTKSDDYLSLDNLKQLESNIYGKQQQTQDSNYNQGSYPGSQQGLSYLSQQSNNYQDNSQSQSVQQQGFIRNQNQLSSDIANILKFNDIPYKLTQNLANDGQKLHNFNYDQIGIPTPLPLKINQNVGSHQLDVTSNLLSKLLLNKQPPMNINRPEIDSQTGNLLSTINGFKVANPFNVDLKLVAEMLKGKPTVDDSHMLALRDPYNPSAHKFDLSQLQFLLKNENSGNIAPINEGLSALGGSSYLDLYNNGRFPYQGVKYSRSQEEEESLPIADASSTHPIGAVIEQDDSTGERDVSATADLTGQGDDVSSNFEETRPKNHFLSASRTINDRHRHPNLLSSGRHSYQRKYPKADVEEPYPLLKPPPPGRGSHNMKMEKHGRRRRVNKPKLLRIIKTEPLFEAGAEPESLETSVPILLRPPPPVAESKSDKDVEEATT comes from the coding sequence ATACGGCTACTAGTCATAATACAAGTGATACAAACCACCCGCTGTCAAGATGGATTCGGCGAGCAGGACCTCCTCCGCTTCCAACAAATGGCCTCCAACGACGGCCAACTCGGCTCCCTCACCGGCTTCAACAGCCTTCTACAGAGAGACCCAAACACGCAGACTATGAGCTCAACAAACCTGCAATTCAATTTGAATGATGACACAAACAAGAACAACAATTACGGTCGATCATTTTACTCGAGGAGCAAAAAGGTTTACAGAATAAAGAACCCGTTCCAGCAACAAGTTGAGGAAACTGAAAAGCAACCAGAGAACACTGAATCGCAAGACAGCGGCGCCGGGGCTAGTAACCAGTATGCATCCGTGCAATACTCCCTGCCCCCAGAGGATTTTCTCCAGAAAATGAGAGCAGAGAATCAATATTATCAGCAGACCCAGATGTCTACCCCATCTCCGAATATGGGGTATACAGCAACGCCTCAGCCACAGTACCAGTACTCGACCGTGTCTCAAtctaattatgataataataaccAACAAAACAATCAGATACCTTTAGAGCCTAAAGCATCCCACGGACAAACTTACCTGTCTACTCCAAGTCCGTACCAGTTTAGTACTCCAAACAATTATTTAGATTCGGTACAAAGCACCGCATCGCCgattccttcatttttgtcaacACCGCTGAACAATGGTCAATATACTGGGACACCGTCTAGTTCATACGTTTCCAGCGCTTCTCCAATGTACTTGTCCAGTTCTTCGAGTTTACAGTCATATGTTTCGTCTCCTCTATCGGTTATACAAACCGGTTCACCTGACTACAGCAGAGTGACAACAACAATCGGGAACAATGCTGTCAGCTACGATAACAATGAcccaaacaaaaaaatgcaGATAGATCATTATGATTACGCTGGTAACGGAGTTAGGTACCCAACAAATATTCAACAACAATATCAAAATGAGTACCAATCTACAACAACTACAACATCTTCACCTTATCTGGATCAGTTGCGCGAGTCCTGGCAAAACGCCATGAACTCCAATCTAAATGCAGCAGCCAAATCCATGCAGGACACCACATTCAATCAATATTATCCCTATCAAAACCAACAAGATAACAGATTTGAATCAAATTCTGACAATCCTAATAGTGAAACACATCGTATAGGGAGCATGGCAGCAGCCAATAACCTGTTTGTTAATTACGCACAACCTGATAAccaaatgttaaataatttaaaggtaCGGACGAGGGATCTTGATCATGAAACTACTCAAGAGCATTATTCTAACGGGGACTTTGGATGGAAACTGACTGGCAAAAAGCCTTTAATTGAATATAACTCTTATCCTCCAAGATACTCTCCATTAAACACCCAATCGGAAGGCCATGCAGTAAGCCAAATGAATTTCCATATGGATACAAGTAAACCCTATAACTACGATCAAGTTTCTAAGTCAGGTACTGAGGCACTAGATGATCAAGAATTCGCCAAAGCTGCTGCCAAAGCCCACGAGAGATTGAaacagcagcagcagcaacaacagcaacatcaacagcaacagcaacaacaacaccaacaacagcagcaacaacaacaattCTACGCAAATAGTAACTATGGATTAAATAACGTCGGAAATTCTGATATAAACAATGGAGGTAATGGATACTACGGGAACAATgataaacagaaaaacaaatatgcAGACAATCCCTATTTGTATAACACACAGAATGATCTTATTACAGCATCCCCATACTTCCTATCAACTCCACGAGAAAATGTAGATAACAAACCAAAACAACCTTTTGATCACGACAAAGCATTAAAGAATATAGTTCCCATAGATATGTCAAATGTAGTGGGCTCAGAATCGCCCTTGAAAAATGGAGCGAATTTGGATAATAATGGCCGGTATACTTCAAATAATTATGGTAAAGACCAATTAGATCAAAATGTAAGACAATATTTACGCCCCGTTACCGattcattttataaagataaaaatgcCATCTATGGattcaacataaaaacaaagTCAGATGATTACCTATCCTTAGATAACCTAAAGCAATTGGAGTCAAACATTTATGGTAAACAACAGCAAACACAAGACTCAAATTACAATCAGGGCAGTTATCCTGGATCCCAACAAGGTCTCAGTTATTTATCTCAGCAGTCAAACAACTACCAAGATAATTCTCAGTCCCAAAGTGTTCAACAGCAAGGATTTATTCgtaatcaaaatcaattatCATCCGACATTGCAAATATCTTGAAATTTAATGACATACCATACAAATTAACGCAAAATTTAGCTAATGATGGACAAAAATTGCATAACTTCAACTATGATCAAATAGGTATTCCTACACCTCTTCCTttgaaaatcaatcaaaatgtcGGTAGCCACCAACTCGACGTCACATCTAACTTGTTAAGTAAACTATTGTTAAATAAGCAGCCCCCTATGAACATCAATAGACCAGAAATTGATAGTCAAACTGGCAACTTGCTGTCAACAATCAATGGTTTTAAAGTCGCAAATCCCTTCAATGTGGATCTTAAACTAGTAGCAGAAATGTTGAAAGGAAAACCGACTGTCGATGATTCCCACATGCTGGCATTAAGAGACCCGTACAACCCATCTGCTCATAAATTTGACCTCTCACAATTACAGTTTCTACTAAAAAACGAAAACTCTGGTAACATCGCACCTATAAATGAAGGACTCAGTGCACTCGGTGGCAGCTCATACTTAGATCTTTATAACAACGGCAGATTTCCTTATCAAGGTGTAAAATACTCACGAAGTCAAGAGGAGGAAGAAAGCTTACCTATCGCTGATGCATCAAGTACCCACCCAATAGGAGCAGTTATAGAACAGGATGACTCAACTGGCGAAAGGGACGTCAGCGCGACTGCAGACCTCACAGGACAAGGTGACGATGTATCTTCAAACTTTGAAGAAACTAGACCGAAAAACCATTTTTTGTCAGCTTCTAGAACGATTAACGACAGACATCGGCACCCAAATCTGTTGTCATCTGGTCGTCACTCATATCAAAGGAAGTATCCTAAAGCAGATGTTGAAGAGCCTTACCCTCTTTTGAAACCTCCTCCACCTGGCAGAGGTAGTCATAATATGAAGATGGAAAAACATGGCCGCAGGCGGCGAGTAAACAAACCGAAACTCCTTCGCATCATTAAGACTGAGCCGTTATTTGAGGCCGGTGCAGAGCCCGAAAGTTTAGAAACCTCCGTACCTATACTGTTAAGACCACCGCCACCAGTTGCCGAATCAAAGTCAGACAAGGATGTTGAAGAGGCCACTACGTAG